A genomic window from Canis aureus isolate CA01 chromosome 2, VMU_Caureus_v.1.0, whole genome shotgun sequence includes:
- the QDPR gene encoding dihydropteridine reductase isoform X1, translated as MAAAAGEARRVLVYGGRGALGSRCVQAFRARSWWVASIDVVENEEASASVVVKMTDSFTEQADQVTAEVGKLLGEEKVDAILCVAGGWAGGNAKSKSLFKNCDLMWKQSMWTSTISSHLATKHLKEGGILTLAGAKAALDGTPGMIGYGMAKGAVHQLCQSLAGKNSGMPSGSAAIAVLPVTLDTPMNRKSMPEADFSSWTPLEFLVETFHDWITGKNRPSSGSLIQVVTTEGKTELTPAYF; from the exons atggcggcggcggcgggcgaggCGCGCCGGGTGCTGGTGTACGGCGGCAGGGGCGCGCTGGGCTCCCGATGCGTGCAGGCGTTCCGGGCCCGCAGCTGG TGGGTTGCCAGCATTGATGTGGTGGAGAATGAAGAGGCCAGTGCTAGCGTGGTGGTTAAAATGACAGACTCATTTACCGAGCAGGCTGACCAG GTGACTGCTGAGGTCGGAAAGCTCTTGGGTGAAGAGAAGGTGGATGCGATCCTTTGTGTGgctggaggctgggctgggggcaacGCCAAATCCAAGT CTCTCTTTAAAAACTGTGACCTGATGTGGAAGCAGAGCATGTGGACATCAACCATCTCCAGCCACTTGGCCACCAAGCACCTCAAGGAAGGAGGCATCCTAACCTTGGCTGGTGCCAAGGCTGCCCTGGATGGGACTCCTG GGATGATCGGCTACGGCATGGCCAAGGGTGCTGTTCATCAGCTCTGCCAGAGCCTCGCCGGGAAGAACAGCGGCATGCCTTCTGGCTCTGCGGCCATCGCCGTACTCCC GGTTACCCTGGACACCCCGATGAACAGGAAATCCATGCCCGAGGCCGACTTCAGTTCCTGGACCCCCTTGGAGTTCCTGGTTGA AACCTTCCATGACTGGATCACAGGGAAGAACCGGCCGAGTTCAGGAAGCCTAATCCAGGTGGTAACCACGGAGGGGAAGACGGAGCTTACCCCCGCATATTTTTAA
- the QDPR gene encoding dihydropteridine reductase isoform X3 translates to MAAAAGEARRVLVYGGRGALGSRCVQAFRARSWVTAEVGKLLGEEKVDAILCVAGGWAGGNAKSKSLFKNCDLMWKQSMWTSTISSHLATKHLKEGGILTLAGAKAALDGTPGMIGYGMAKGAVHQLCQSLAGKNSGMPSGSAAIAVLPVTLDTPMNRKSMPEADFSSWTPLEFLVETFHDWITGKNRPSSGSLIQVVTTEGKTELTPAYF, encoded by the exons atggcggcggcggcgggcgaggCGCGCCGGGTGCTGGTGTACGGCGGCAGGGGCGCGCTGGGCTCCCGATGCGTGCAGGCGTTCCGGGCCCGCAGCTGG GTGACTGCTGAGGTCGGAAAGCTCTTGGGTGAAGAGAAGGTGGATGCGATCCTTTGTGTGgctggaggctgggctgggggcaacGCCAAATCCAAGT CTCTCTTTAAAAACTGTGACCTGATGTGGAAGCAGAGCATGTGGACATCAACCATCTCCAGCCACTTGGCCACCAAGCACCTCAAGGAAGGAGGCATCCTAACCTTGGCTGGTGCCAAGGCTGCCCTGGATGGGACTCCTG GGATGATCGGCTACGGCATGGCCAAGGGTGCTGTTCATCAGCTCTGCCAGAGCCTCGCCGGGAAGAACAGCGGCATGCCTTCTGGCTCTGCGGCCATCGCCGTACTCCC GGTTACCCTGGACACCCCGATGAACAGGAAATCCATGCCCGAGGCCGACTTCAGTTCCTGGACCCCCTTGGAGTTCCTGGTTGA AACCTTCCATGACTGGATCACAGGGAAGAACCGGCCGAGTTCAGGAAGCCTAATCCAGGTGGTAACCACGGAGGGGAAGACGGAGCTTACCCCCGCATATTTTTAA
- the QDPR gene encoding dihydropteridine reductase isoform X2, with protein MAAAAGEARRVLVYGGRGALGSRCVQAFRARSWWVASIDVVENEEASASVVVKMTDSFTEQADQVTAEVGKLLGEEKVDAILCVAGGWAGGNAKSKSLFKNCDLMWKQSMWTSTISSHLATKHLKEGGILTLAGAKAALDGTPGMIGYGMAKGAVHQLCQSLAGKNSGMPSGSAAIAVLPTFHDWITGKNRPSSGSLIQVVTTEGKTELTPAYF; from the exons atggcggcggcggcgggcgaggCGCGCCGGGTGCTGGTGTACGGCGGCAGGGGCGCGCTGGGCTCCCGATGCGTGCAGGCGTTCCGGGCCCGCAGCTGG TGGGTTGCCAGCATTGATGTGGTGGAGAATGAAGAGGCCAGTGCTAGCGTGGTGGTTAAAATGACAGACTCATTTACCGAGCAGGCTGACCAG GTGACTGCTGAGGTCGGAAAGCTCTTGGGTGAAGAGAAGGTGGATGCGATCCTTTGTGTGgctggaggctgggctgggggcaacGCCAAATCCAAGT CTCTCTTTAAAAACTGTGACCTGATGTGGAAGCAGAGCATGTGGACATCAACCATCTCCAGCCACTTGGCCACCAAGCACCTCAAGGAAGGAGGCATCCTAACCTTGGCTGGTGCCAAGGCTGCCCTGGATGGGACTCCTG GGATGATCGGCTACGGCATGGCCAAGGGTGCTGTTCATCAGCTCTGCCAGAGCCTCGCCGGGAAGAACAGCGGCATGCCTTCTGGCTCTGCGGCCATCGCCGTACTCCC AACCTTCCATGACTGGATCACAGGGAAGAACCGGCCGAGTTCAGGAAGCCTAATCCAGGTGGTAACCACGGAGGGGAAGACGGAGCTTACCCCCGCATATTTTTAA